A stretch of Carya illinoinensis cultivar Pawnee chromosome 14, C.illinoinensisPawnee_v1, whole genome shotgun sequence DNA encodes these proteins:
- the LOC122294072 gene encoding N-terminal acetyltransferase A complex catalytic subunit NAA10-like, translating to MVCIRKATAYDLLDMQTCNHLCLPENYQMKYYLYHILTWPKLLYVAEDYKGHIVGYVLAKMKEESNECHGHITSLAVLRTHRKLGLATKLMHAAQNAMEQVYGAEYVSLHVRKSNRAAFNLYKETLGYKIHYVEAKYYEDGEDAYDMRKKLKGKQIHHHHDHGQHGHGHGHHHEHGGGCCSSAEAELSGKKEAKAM from the coding sequence ATGGTGTGCATACGCAAAGCCACCGCATATGACCTCTTGGACATGCAGACCTGCAACCACTTATGCCTCCCGGAGAACTACCAGATGAAATACTACCTCTACCACATCCTCACGTGGCCGAAGCTCCTCTACGTGGCTGAGGACTACAAGGGCCACATCGTCGGCTACGTACTGGCGAAGATGAAGGAGGAGAGCAACGAGTGCCACGGCCACATCACCTCCCTAGCGGTGCTCCGCACCCACCGGAAGCTCGGCCTGGCCACGAAGCTCATGCACGCGGCACAGAACGCCATGGAGCAAGTGTATGGAGCCGAGTATGTGTCGCTTCATGTGAGGAAGAGCAATAGGGCGGCCTTCAATCTGTATAAGGAGACGTTAGGGTACAAGATTCATTATGTTGAGGCCAAGTATTATGAGGACGGGGAGGATGCCTATGATATGAGGAAGAAGTTGAAGGGAAAGCAGATTCATCACCATCATGATCATGGACAGCATGGGCATGGGCATGGGCACCATCATGAGCATGGTGGTGGGTGTTGTTCTTCGGCGGAGGCGGAGTTGAGCGGAAAGAAGGAAGCGAAGGCTATGTAA
- the LOC122294070 gene encoding F-box/WD-40 repeat-containing protein At3g52030: MGPAPAGERSQSKRIKSEGGTTTIQSLDHDILCMIFAFLDFFDLVRCSVVCKFWNTIISKSKLLQIFYSKQQRDSMDFTNNSTYSERSLKMYLEKLAMKHHRLSLLEGMIDVDHWKGHSAGVDQCRMKMGLILTGVGDKVMRLWSLESYKCVEEYSASDTIPLVDFDFDESKIVGLVGTRICIWSRNGKRSIFPSSQGTFVKGLCMRYYDPEAVVGCEDGTARIFDIYSRKCSRIIRMHAGPVKCLCLSDDHLILSGSSLGSITISGISSDQRVATLRSTDSTGIRTLCYNASSHLVFAGSTAGYASCWDLRTMRSLWETRVSPNVVYSLQHLRNDTSTLVVGGIDGVLRILDQNTGQVLSSCVMEGNMLSISQNSLGAIGRKKGMRLSEDTCIDSIPRSDRPPITCLAVGMNKVVTTHNSRYIRLWKFKK, from the exons ATGGGTCCTGCTCCCGCCGGCGAAAGATCGCAGAGCAAGAGGATTAAATCAGAAGGTGGGACCACCACAATCCAATCCCTCGACCATGATATCCTCTGCATGATCTTCGCGTTTCTCGACTTCTTCGACCTCGTTCGATGTTCCGTCGTTTGCAAATTCTG GAATACAATTATCAGTAAATCTAAATTACTGCAAATATTCTACTCCAAGCAGCAGCgggattccatggattttacCAATAACTCTACGTATTCAGAGAGATCACTAAAGATGTATTTAGAGAAGCTGGCTATGAAGCATCACAGATTGTCCTTACTAGAAGGTATGATTGACGTTGATCATTGGAAGGGTCATTCAGCTGG GGTTGATCAGTGCCGAATGAAGATGGGCTTGATTCTTACTGGTGTAGGTGACAAG GTGATGCGTCTCTGGTCGTTAGAAAGCTACAAATGTGTGGAAGAATATTCAGCTTCGGACACGATTCCTCTTGTTGACTTCGATTTTGACGAGAGCAAG ATTGTTGGTTTGGTCGGTACTCGTATATGCATATGGAGCCGGAATGGGAAAAGAAGTATATTTCCCTCAAGTCAGGGCACCTTTGTGAAGGGTTTATGCATGCG CTACTATGATCCAGAGGCAGTGGTTGGATGCGAGGATGGGACAGCTCGTATATTTGACATCTACAGTAGGAAGTGTTCTCGAATAATTAG GATGCATGCCGGACCTGTAAAATGCTTATGTTTGAGCGATGATCACTTGATACTTAGTGGTTCCTCTCTTGGAAGCATCACAATCTCTGGAATCTCATCTGATCAGCGGGTAGCAACGCTAAGATCGACAGACTCAACAG GCATAAGGACTTTGTGTTACAATGCTTCCTCGCATCTAGTGTTTGCCGGATCGACAGCTGGATATGCTTCTTGTTGGGACCTTAG GACAATGAGATCTCTATGGGAGACACGAGTGAGTCCAAATGTTGTATATTCTTTGCAACACCTACGAAATGACACATCAACTTTAGTTGTTGGTGGAATAGATGGTGTGCTACGCATTTTAGACCAGAACACAGGTCAAGTTCTTTCAAGCTGCGTTATGGAAGGTAATATGCTATCAATCTCCCAAAACTCCCTTGGAGCCATTGGAAGAAAGAAGGGAATGAGGCTTTCAGAAGATACTTGCATCGACAGCATTCCTAGAAGTGATCGGCCTCCCATCACGTGCTTGGCTGTTGGGATGAACAAGGTTGTCACCACACATAATAGTAGGTACATCAGATTGTGGAAATTCAAGAAATGA